The Pseudooceanicola algae genome has a window encoding:
- a CDS encoding DUF3131 domain-containing protein encodes MSDKICNLSMYRVRSAMMKTMILKANSAGTVASGMLIGLLALPAALNAQDDNVEAAPQSVTIDNVTLNGAEYNSVTIWSESPLMIEFDETNRVRMGECNRGPKNISSAHFGRSAPLTDREYQMARTAWSYFDKYFQPDTGLVNAVGSYPSTTLWDTASYISALVAAYELCVIDKREFDTRATQLTNTLRNLDLYRGEAPNKVYNTKTGAKVNYANEPGEVGMSALDIGRMLVWLRILKERHPHLANSVDNIPMRWNFCNLVNEDGRMFGAFTQGDGETRYVQEGRLGYEEYAAKGFALWGFDVARALSPEPVNYTMIYDVKVPYDGRDPRIFKNQNYVLTEGYILDGLEMGWDLPTDRTNDGLTASHGWRAEFANRIYLVQQRRYEQTGIITARSEHQVNGKPYFVYDSIFADGYPWNTLDPTGEYQPDRAAIAAKAAIGLWALWDTDYTDLLFESVADLYEPDAGFYEGLYENGNGYIPLQTANNNGIILASLLYKVQGPILQQVSDNTQYWNTAYAGTDLRDNKCHPRLMEEVVQCCSCAQDQIPPVIPLEEFLYCRAVPTEGETAATDCRPQKHNLAPPSPRKVLPQSCSAPGTAQP; translated from the coding sequence ATGAGCGACAAGATATGTAACCTGTCCATGTACCGTGTTCGGAGTGCGATGATGAAGACGATGATCTTGAAGGCAAACAGCGCCGGAACAGTGGCAAGTGGCATGCTTATCGGCTTGCTGGCCCTGCCCGCTGCGCTCAATGCGCAGGATGACAACGTCGAGGCGGCGCCGCAGTCGGTGACGATCGACAACGTCACCCTGAACGGAGCCGAATACAACAGCGTCACGATCTGGTCTGAATCGCCACTGATGATCGAATTCGATGAGACGAACCGCGTGCGGATGGGGGAATGCAACCGCGGTCCGAAGAACATCAGCAGCGCCCATTTCGGACGCAGCGCCCCCCTGACCGACCGCGAATACCAGATGGCGCGCACCGCCTGGTCCTATTTTGACAAGTATTTCCAGCCCGATACGGGGTTGGTGAATGCCGTCGGCTCCTACCCGTCAACGACCCTTTGGGACACCGCATCCTATATCAGCGCGCTTGTCGCGGCCTATGAGCTGTGCGTGATCGACAAGCGGGAATTCGATACGCGGGCGACCCAGTTGACCAATACCCTGCGCAATCTCGACCTTTATCGCGGCGAAGCCCCGAACAAGGTCTACAACACCAAAACGGGCGCGAAGGTGAACTATGCCAACGAACCCGGCGAAGTCGGCATGTCCGCGCTGGATATCGGCCGGATGCTCGTCTGGCTGCGCATCCTGAAGGAGCGGCACCCGCACCTGGCCAACAGCGTCGACAACATCCCGATGCGCTGGAACTTCTGCAACCTGGTGAACGAAGACGGGCGCATGTTCGGCGCCTTCACCCAAGGGGACGGCGAAACCCGCTACGTTCAGGAAGGCCGTCTGGGGTACGAGGAATATGCCGCCAAGGGCTTTGCGCTCTGGGGCTTCGACGTGGCGCGGGCGCTGTCGCCCGAGCCGGTCAACTACACCATGATCTACGACGTGAAGGTGCCCTACGACGGGCGGGATCCGCGGATCTTCAAGAACCAGAACTATGTCCTGACCGAAGGTTACATCCTTGATGGTCTGGAAATGGGGTGGGATCTGCCGACCGACCGGACCAATGACGGGCTGACCGCCTCGCATGGGTGGCGCGCGGAATTCGCCAACCGGATCTATCTGGTGCAGCAGCGGCGCTATGAACAGACCGGTATCATCACGGCCCGGTCCGAACACCAGGTCAACGGCAAACCCTACTTCGTCTACGATTCGATCTTTGCCGACGGCTATCCCTGGAACACGCTGGACCCGACGGGCGAATACCAGCCCGACCGCGCCGCCATCGCGGCCAAGGCGGCCATCGGTCTCTGGGCGCTGTGGGACACGGATTACACGGATCTGCTGTTTGAAAGCGTCGCCGACCTCTATGAGCCGGACGCCGGTTTCTACGAAGGGCTGTACGAAAACGGCAACGGCTACATTCCGCTGCAGACCGCCAACAACAACGGCATCATCCTGGCCTCGCTGCTTTACAAGGTTCAGGGGCCGATCCTGCAACAGGTCAGCGACAACACACAGTACTGGAACACCGCCTATGCGGGGACCGACCTGCGGGACAACAAATGCCATCCCCGCCTGATGGAAGAGGTCGTCCAGTGCTGCTCCTGTGCGCAGGATCAGATTCCGCCGGTCATCCCGCTGGAGGAATTCCTGTATTGCCGGGCTGTTCCGACCGAAGGCGAGACCGCCGCAACCGATTGTCGCCCGCAAAAGCACAATCTGGCCCCGCCGAGCCCGCGCAAGGTGCTGCCGCAATCCTGTAGCGCACCGGGAACCGCCCAGCCATGA
- a CDS encoding ATP-binding protein, whose product MPKRLDAVDPMVLALKGQVEGHLAMDVQFRFNICVSEALTNLVLHARSTDPDAQVDIALATVGEDIVIEIFDPPGAAAFDLREKAAALSEVDLLAEGGRGLGLILECADRVDYGAEGDRNRLRLAFRGRE is encoded by the coding sequence ATGCCCAAGAGGCTCGATGCGGTGGATCCCATGGTCCTCGCGCTCAAGGGGCAGGTGGAAGGTCACCTTGCGATGGATGTGCAGTTTCGCTTCAACATCTGCGTCAGCGAGGCGCTGACCAATCTGGTGCTGCATGCCCGCTCTACGGACCCGGACGCCCAGGTCGATATCGCGCTGGCGACGGTCGGCGAGGACATCGTGATCGAAATCTTCGATCCGCCCGGTGCGGCGGCCTTCGACCTTCGGGAAAAGGCGGCGGCGCTGTCCGAAGTCGACCTTCTTGCGGAAGGTGGCCGTGGGCTGGGGCTGATACTCGAATGCGCAGACCGTGTTGATTATGGCGCGGAAGGCGACAGAAACCGGCTGAGACTCGCCTTCAGGGGGCGAGAATGA
- a CDS encoding PP2C family protein-serine/threonine phosphatase produces MTKPLEIIIAEDNLVQRMYLVRVVEKLGYKALPAEDGLQALDLVKRTDAQIVISDYNMPNMDGLDLTKAVRALAMDHYVHIILITGSEEGDVRGQALEAGADDFLSKGHDPVALRARVRAATRLIHHARELAEQHRILKETNDRINQDLRAAANAQRQLLPNIHKDILGTRFASVFVPSAVISGDMYGCVPLDETRLGFYTVDVSGHGIHASLLSVAIGHLITPDYFANTVLGNGAPPDPAALVADLNARFSVSENDDYFTMFCGVLDSETGELTYCHAAYPSPFYTAPDGRTRPVGDGGFPVGMFFDASYENNSMDFEHGGTMVICSDAAPEAESAGKIPFGSERLQHLVAAAHGARIDDIPDTIFQALDEWRGGLALEDDLTVVALKRT; encoded by the coding sequence GTGACGAAGCCGCTGGAAATCATAATTGCCGAAGATAACCTGGTGCAGCGCATGTATCTGGTGCGGGTGGTGGAAAAGCTGGGCTACAAGGCGTTGCCGGCCGAAGACGGCCTTCAGGCGCTGGACCTGGTGAAGCGCACGGATGCGCAGATCGTGATCAGCGACTACAACATGCCAAACATGGATGGTCTGGATCTGACCAAGGCGGTTCGGGCGCTCGCTATGGATCATTACGTCCATATCATCCTCATTACCGGCAGCGAAGAAGGCGATGTGCGGGGTCAGGCACTGGAAGCCGGGGCGGATGATTTCCTGAGCAAAGGGCACGATCCGGTGGCCCTGCGGGCGCGGGTCCGGGCAGCGACGCGTCTGATCCATCATGCACGGGAACTGGCCGAGCAGCACCGCATCCTGAAAGAGACCAACGACCGGATCAATCAGGATCTGCGCGCCGCTGCCAATGCGCAGCGCCAACTGCTGCCCAATATTCACAAGGATATCTTGGGGACGCGCTTTGCCTCGGTCTTTGTGCCCTCAGCGGTCATCTCGGGCGATATGTACGGCTGTGTGCCGCTGGACGAGACCCGGCTTGGTTTCTACACGGTCGATGTTTCGGGCCACGGGATCCACGCCTCGCTTCTGTCGGTCGCGATCGGGCATCTGATCACACCGGATTATTTTGCCAATACCGTCCTCGGGAACGGGGCGCCGCCGGACCCTGCCGCGCTGGTCGCGGATCTGAACGCGCGCTTCAGCGTCTCGGAGAACGACGATTATTTCACAATGTTCTGCGGGGTTCTGGATAGCGAAACCGGCGAGCTGACCTATTGCCACGCAGCCTATCCGTCGCCCTTCTACACGGCGCCGGACGGGCGGACCCGGCCTGTCGGGGACGGCGGGTTCCCGGTGGGCATGTTCTTTGACGCAAGTTATGAAAACAACAGCATGGATTTCGAACATGGTGGCACCATGGTGATCTGTTCGGACGCGGCGCCAGAAGCAGAGAGCGCCGGCAAGATCCCCTTCGGCTCGGAACGCTTGCAGCACCTCGTCGCCGCGGCCCATGGTGCCCGCATAGACGATATTCCCGATACCATCTTTCAGGCCCTGGATGAATGGCGCGGTGGACTCGCGCTTGAAGACGACCTGACCGTAGTGGCTTTGAAAAGGACCTGA
- a CDS encoding ATP-binding protein yields MMTDTTDDRVSRRRYDRECQARKEAEALLEQKSRALFKANDELSQNAARLEQAVQERTAELSLALERAEAASTARSRFIATMSHEIRTPLGGLLGMIDLLSMDEVDPGKQELLDYANTAGTGLSRIVNDVLDFSKMEAGVFLFEQENVDIRALIESIRILLATHEHGTNRRILARIDDSVPKLFLGDATRMRQIISNLVNNALRYSTDGPIIVRAGAKAHPDGVLLRVEVEDFGVGIAEENIDNLFKDFTQIANPLTAAAQGTGLGLAICKRIVLGMGGVISVDSRLNDGSTFWFEVPVQPVSNPDAQGSNGSKAAHGLPPEGIVGRRVLLAEDNLINQKLLLTYLDRMGLHVDLAENGRIALEKFAPGKYDLVLMDVAMPEMDGLEATRRIRDKWSDAQIPPMLALTAHVMDAVEEEAKLVGIDRILSKPIPYEDLKLAIEIEIAAASGKNAPTSAPVASVRPDAPEPTPETGTEARTFFDLMAPTAAESLLDIFGHDGLIDFAGKFITDSNSRIEQLLAAERSGDVKTVTDQAHSLKGAALALGFADLAEWARRIEHGETHLDKWTVAETAANFQARLDYLDKVLKN; encoded by the coding sequence ATGATGACTGATACAACCGATGATCGAGTATCCCGCCGTCGATACGACCGTGAGTGCCAGGCCCGGAAAGAAGCCGAGGCGCTTCTGGAGCAGAAAAGCCGCGCGTTGTTCAAGGCGAACGATGAACTGTCCCAGAATGCGGCGCGGCTTGAACAGGCGGTGCAGGAACGCACGGCCGAACTGAGCCTTGCGCTGGAACGGGCCGAGGCCGCCTCGACCGCACGCAGTCGGTTCATCGCCACCATGAGCCACGAGATCCGAACGCCCCTGGGCGGGTTGCTCGGCATGATCGACCTGCTGTCGATGGACGAAGTGGACCCCGGCAAGCAGGAACTGCTGGATTACGCCAATACCGCCGGCACCGGCCTGAGCCGGATCGTCAACGATGTGCTCGACTTTTCGAAGATGGAGGCAGGCGTTTTCCTGTTCGAACAGGAAAATGTCGATATCCGCGCGCTGATCGAAAGCATCCGCATCCTGCTTGCGACCCATGAACATGGCACGAACCGCCGGATCCTGGCCCGGATCGACGACAGCGTGCCCAAGCTTTTCCTTGGCGATGCCACGCGGATGCGTCAGATCATCTCCAACCTCGTGAACAATGCGCTGCGCTATTCGACGGACGGGCCGATCATCGTCCGGGCCGGCGCCAAGGCTCACCCCGATGGTGTCCTGTTGCGAGTCGAAGTCGAGGATTTCGGCGTCGGCATCGCCGAAGAGAATATCGACAACCTGTTCAAGGACTTCACGCAGATCGCCAACCCGCTGACCGCCGCTGCGCAGGGCACGGGGCTGGGGCTGGCGATTTGCAAGCGCATCGTACTTGGCATGGGTGGGGTCATTTCTGTCGACAGCCGGTTGAACGACGGGTCGACCTTCTGGTTCGAGGTCCCGGTTCAGCCCGTGTCGAACCCGGATGCCCAAGGCTCCAATGGCAGCAAGGCCGCCCATGGCCTGCCGCCGGAAGGGATCGTCGGCCGCCGTGTATTGCTGGCCGAAGACAACCTTATCAACCAGAAGCTGCTGCTGACCTATCTGGACCGCATGGGGCTGCATGTCGATCTGGCCGAAAACGGCCGCATCGCGTTGGAAAAATTCGCGCCGGGGAAATACGATCTGGTGCTGATGGACGTAGCCATGCCGGAAATGGACGGGCTGGAAGCAACCCGTCGCATTCGGGACAAATGGTCCGACGCGCAGATTCCCCCGATGCTGGCCCTGACCGCCCATGTCATGGACGCGGTCGAGGAAGAGGCCAAGCTGGTCGGTATCGACCGCATCCTGTCCAAGCCGATTCCCTACGAGGATCTCAAACTGGCCATCGAAATCGAAATCGCCGCGGCATCCGGGAAAAACGCACCAACGTCAGCGCCTGTTGCATCCGTCCGGCCTGATGCGCCGGAGCCGACCCCCGAAACGGGCACCGAAGCTAGGACCTTTTTCGATCTCATGGCGCCGACAGCCGCGGAAAGCCTTCTGGACATTTTCGGGCACGACGGACTGATCGACTTTGCCGGGAAGTTCATCACCGATTCAAACAGCCGCATCGAACAGCTTCTGGCTGCCGAACGTTCCGGCGACGTCAAGACCGTGACCGATCAGGCCCATTCGCTGAAGGGGGCTGCACTGGCCCTTGGGTTCGCGGATCTGGCCGAATGGGCGCGTCGCATCGAACATGGTGAAACGCATCTGGACAAATGGACGGTCGCAGAGACCGCCGCCAACTTCCAGGCGCGTCTGGACTATCTGGACAAGGTGCTGAAGAACTGA
- a CDS encoding heme NO-binding domain-containing protein: MKGVIFVELIKMAEGAFGEDTVDMVIEKADLDNDGAFTAVGNYPCSELVKIVMAFSDHSGLSPEVLQRKFGHWMLGFFVDNYPEFFADKDSAFALLESVDQEIHVEVKKLYPDADLPRFDTNRPGPGRLEMVYSSANRLDAFCHGLIEACMERFEEEGDVVRAPHPTEQNAIAFDITLKK, translated from the coding sequence ATGAAGGGTGTGATCTTTGTTGAACTGATCAAGATGGCCGAGGGCGCCTTTGGCGAAGACACGGTCGACATGGTCATCGAGAAGGCCGATCTGGACAATGACGGGGCGTTCACGGCCGTGGGCAACTATCCCTGTTCGGAACTGGTCAAGATCGTCATGGCATTCAGCGACCATTCCGGGCTGAGCCCCGAAGTGCTGCAGCGCAAGTTCGGTCACTGGATGCTGGGCTTCTTCGTCGACAATTACCCGGAATTCTTTGCCGACAAGGATTCGGCCTTTGCCTTGCTGGAATCCGTCGATCAGGAAATTCATGTCGAAGTTAAGAAGCTGTATCCCGATGCGGACCTGCCCCGTTTCGACACCAACCGTCCGGGTCCCGGCCGGCTGGAAATGGTCTATTCGTCGGCCAATCGGCTCGACGCCTTCTGTCATGGCCTGATCGAAGCCTGCATGGAGCGCTTCGAAGAGGAAGGCGATGTCGTCCGAGCGCCCCATCCGACCGAGCAGAACGCGATAGCTTTTGACATTACATTGAAAAAATGA
- a CDS encoding porin family protein, whose protein sequence is MRKRLVTPPSPVARRAVCLAMVAGCFASGATAQVAAPETPAEALGEDFVNTTELATPDAQEVILDLPSALHSSLYQRGTLGQWVYVIYPDGSAKIMDDSERSQVRADLVCEAAVSCLVSKTDGTDFEVPVGLGERPDAPQDMDLDNVARYLSEWILAGTAPPSALVEAEPVVDEPAPVAPETQPAPELVAEESEAEASPAPDETADQVAAGATLVASVEAALADADVGPVCSEAEPFVPTDCSQPTEPMKPEVVAVAQPKRAARKPAPVAPAKTPDPVEPVQPEAVRQERLVDKYRVNCSVSTTSGLGFLTRNAHERRDAKARVSLGCSAALHEKVTVRLSLIRYLVPSEQDPWDPDYTYAFVYRMTDKITLGYSNYSARFTDGGNPVDGLFGGDFRGSYKLPAIPLPNDKTIPCVASIGLPDPTDQSLNLSCGYAVTKKLRVNMAAYFYTPGGQDTYEPDYSYTASYRINDDWLVSYSNYSNNRWPWNEGSSPGPGLTGGNVSLTYRFTF, encoded by the coding sequence ATGCGTAAGCGCCTCGTCACACCGCCCTCTCCTGTCGCGCGTCGCGCGGTCTGTCTCGCCATGGTTGCGGGCTGTTTCGCATCCGGGGCCACCGCGCAAGTCGCTGCGCCGGAGACCCCAGCCGAAGCGCTTGGCGAAGACTTTGTAAATACGACCGAACTCGCGACACCCGACGCGCAGGAGGTCATCCTTGACCTGCCGAGTGCGCTGCATTCCTCGCTCTACCAGCGTGGCACATTGGGGCAATGGGTCTACGTAATCTACCCTGACGGGTCCGCCAAGATCATGGACGATTCGGAACGCTCGCAGGTCCGGGCCGATCTTGTATGTGAAGCTGCTGTTTCATGCCTGGTCAGCAAAACGGACGGGACGGATTTCGAGGTTCCCGTGGGCCTGGGCGAACGCCCCGATGCGCCGCAGGACATGGATCTGGACAACGTGGCCCGCTACCTTTCGGAATGGATCCTTGCGGGAACCGCACCGCCATCCGCTCTTGTCGAAGCAGAGCCGGTGGTGGATGAGCCCGCCCCCGTCGCGCCGGAAACTCAGCCCGCGCCGGAGTTGGTCGCAGAGGAAAGCGAGGCCGAGGCCTCCCCCGCGCCGGACGAGACCGCCGATCAGGTCGCCGCCGGCGCCACCCTTGTCGCTTCGGTGGAGGCCGCTCTGGCGGACGCCGACGTGGGGCCCGTGTGCTCCGAAGCAGAGCCCTTTGTTCCCACGGATTGTTCCCAGCCGACGGAACCGATGAAGCCGGAGGTCGTCGCGGTCGCGCAGCCGAAACGCGCGGCAAGAAAGCCGGCGCCGGTCGCGCCTGCCAAGACCCCCGATCCTGTCGAACCCGTCCAACCCGAGGCAGTCCGCCAGGAGCGCCTCGTGGACAAGTACAGGGTGAACTGCTCGGTCTCGACGACCTCGGGGCTGGGGTTCCTGACCCGGAACGCCCATGAACGCCGGGACGCCAAGGCGCGGGTCAGCCTTGGCTGCAGCGCGGCGCTGCACGAAAAAGTCACGGTCCGCCTGTCCCTGATCCGCTACCTCGTTCCGTCAGAGCAGGATCCATGGGACCCGGATTATACCTATGCCTTCGTCTACCGCATGACGGACAAGATCACCCTCGGCTACAGCAATTACTCGGCGCGGTTCACCGATGGCGGCAACCCGGTCGACGGGCTGTTCGGCGGTGATTTCCGCGGCAGCTACAAATTGCCGGCGATCCCGCTGCCGAACGACAAGACGATACCCTGTGTCGCCAGTATCGGCCTGCCCGACCCTACCGACCAAAGCCTCAACCTGTCCTGCGGCTATGCCGTGACAAAGAAGCTGCGGGTCAACATGGCCGCGTATTTCTACACACCCGGTGGTCAGGATACCTACGAGCCTGACTACAGCTATACCGCCAGCTACCGGATCAACGACGACTGGCTGGTGAGCTACAGCAATTACAGCAACAATCGCTGGCCCTGGAACGAAGGCAGCAGCCCCGGACCGGGCCTGACGGGCGGCAATGTGTCCCTGACCTACCGGTTCACCTTCTGA
- a CDS encoding dihydroxy-acid dehydratase, which yields MTEEKAKGIARGLTNYGDAAFSKYLRRSFASSMGYSREMLDRPIVGIAQSASGFNNCHRHFPEMIEAVKRGVLAAGALPLDFPTISLGEVFVSPTSLKFRNLMSMDVEEMVRAQPMDSVVLLGGCDKTVPAQLMGAMSANLPAVQLVAGPMSTGRHKDHRLGACTDCRRFWQQFRAGGIDEQEIDQIEGKLAATSGTCAVMGTASTMASLTEAMGMMPAYGAAIPAVSADRLRMAEETGRLAVRLIGSGRTPRSILTQEALDNAVTVLLALGGSTNAVLHLAAIAGRVGLNLDLHRLNRISDRTPVLVDLKPTGAFYMEDLHYAGGIPAVMRELRDVLHLDAPTITGETIGDRIEAAEDWVDRKVIAAAASPIRDTGGLVALYGNLAPNGAILKRSAADPALFEAEARVVVFTSLEDLAARIDDPDLDVAAEDILLLQNAGPTSAAAMPEAGYLPIPKKLARAGVTDMIRISDARMSGTAYGTIVLHVSPDAASGGTIGLVRSGDRIRMSVRNRSLDLLVTDTELAARRAALPARAQTRKRGYDLLYDREVLQAEQGCDFGFLVDLPQD from the coding sequence ATGACCGAGGAAAAGGCAAAGGGAATCGCACGCGGGCTGACGAATTACGGCGATGCGGCCTTTTCAAAGTATCTGCGGCGCTCTTTTGCCAGCTCGATGGGCTACTCGCGCGAAATGCTCGACCGGCCCATCGTCGGCATCGCGCAATCCGCCTCGGGCTTCAACAATTGCCACCGACATTTCCCCGAGATGATCGAGGCCGTGAAGCGCGGCGTTCTGGCGGCGGGGGCGCTGCCCCTCGACTTTCCGACGATTTCCCTGGGCGAGGTCTTCGTCTCTCCCACCTCGCTGAAGTTCCGCAACCTCATGTCGATGGATGTCGAGGAAATGGTGCGCGCCCAGCCGATGGATTCCGTCGTGCTGCTGGGGGGGTGTGACAAGACGGTGCCGGCCCAGCTGATGGGGGCCATGTCGGCCAACCTGCCGGCAGTGCAACTGGTGGCCGGGCCGATGTCGACCGGGCGGCACAAGGACCACCGGCTGGGCGCCTGCACGGATTGCCGCCGCTTCTGGCAGCAGTTCCGCGCGGGGGGAATCGACGAGCAGGAAATCGACCAGATCGAGGGCAAGCTGGCCGCCACCTCTGGCACCTGCGCGGTGATGGGCACGGCATCGACCATGGCCAGCCTGACCGAAGCCATGGGGATGATGCCCGCCTATGGCGCGGCGATCCCGGCCGTCAGCGCCGACCGTCTGCGCATGGCCGAGGAAACCGGGCGTCTGGCCGTCCGGCTGATCGGGTCCGGGCGGACCCCGCGCAGCATCCTGACCCAGGAGGCGCTGGACAATGCGGTGACCGTGCTGCTGGCGCTTGGCGGTTCGACCAACGCCGTGCTGCACCTGGCGGCCATAGCCGGGCGCGTGGGGCTGAACCTTGACCTGCACAGGCTCAACCGGATTTCGGACCGGACGCCGGTGCTGGTGGATCTGAAACCGACCGGGGCCTTCTACATGGAGGACCTGCATTATGCCGGTGGCATCCCCGCCGTGATGCGTGAATTGCGCGATGTCCTGCATCTGGACGCGCCCACGATCACCGGCGAAACCATCGGGGACCGCATCGAGGCCGCTGAGGATTGGGTCGACCGCAAGGTGATCGCCGCCGCCGCCAGCCCGATCCGCGACACCGGCGGTCTTGTTGCGCTATACGGCAACCTGGCACCGAACGGCGCGATCCTGAAACGCTCGGCGGCCGATCCTGCATTGTTCGAGGCCGAGGCGCGCGTTGTGGTCTTTACCTCGCTCGAGGACCTCGCGGCGCGGATCGACGATCCGGATCTGGATGTCGCGGCCGAAGATATCCTGCTGTTGCAGAACGCCGGCCCGACCAGCGCGGCGGCGATGCCCGAAGCCGGCTATCTGCCGATCCCGAAAAAGCTGGCCCGCGCCGGGGTGACGGACATGATCCGTATCTCGGACGCCAGGATGAGCGGCACGGCCTATGGCACCATCGTGCTGCATGTCTCGCCGGATGCGGCCTCGGGCGGGACCATCGGGCTGGTGCGCAGTGGCGACCGTATCCGGATGAGCGTGCGCAACCGCAGCCTAGACCTGCTGGTCACGGACACGGAGCTGGCCGCCCGTCGCGCCGCCCTGCCCGCCCGCGCCCAAACCCGCAAACGGGGGTATGATCTGCTTTACGACCGCGAAGTCCTGCAGGCCGAACAGGGCTGTGATTTCGGGTTCCTCGTCGATCTGCCTCAGGATTGA
- a CDS encoding STAS domain-containing protein yields the protein MIHSTPHSHDITVVRPGVERLTAINAKTFKEEVGALVEAGAGRLVIDFKETTFLDSSGLGALTGVLKKIGHRGDLVVCGLSAEVEQLFRICRMDRVFTVYRDEASAIQALSEKA from the coding sequence ATGATCCATTCTACTCCGCATTCCCATGACATTACCGTGGTGCGCCCCGGCGTCGAACGCCTGACGGCGATCAATGCCAAGACCTTCAAGGAAGAAGTAGGCGCCCTGGTCGAAGCCGGCGCCGGGCGTCTGGTGATCGACTTCAAGGAAACGACGTTCCTCGATTCCTCGGGCCTTGGCGCCCTGACCGGGGTGCTGAAGAAGATCGGCCATCGTGGGGACCTGGTCGTCTGTGGGTTGTCGGCCGAGGTCGAGCAATTGTTCCGGATCTGCCGCATGGACCGGGTGTTCACGGTCTACCGTGACGAGGCCAGCGCGATCCAAGCCCTGAGCGAAAAAGCGTGA
- a CDS encoding acyltransferase, whose product MSAAKSRLVWFDANRVVAAVGVVLIHSTTDFGGKPFAAATPDERLVPILLRSIGEFSGSEMFFFFSLFLMAIRVDRKLPGYGQAIGTQAKRLLIPFAFWVVFYAFFRLLKAAAFGYTDYIWTQVTQVQSWVGYFLLGDVQYHMHFLPTLFALFLFYPLMRGATRYPILGLTLFLTLGIMNNTQAMVWGLGIDPELRGYIIRALKIFGYVGYGFAAFAMYGLWKDGIPRGESRLLRRGGLYFAALAYVATLPFFVVAYQTGNWGVRSGWDFYGHFLMPICIFLIFIGGQYLDWSPRWSNWAKYTFGVYLVHPAVIDLYDIALFTSGFYEVMSPTAIVVLRYAVALPGAFLFTVGLSRVGVLAWTIGLGPLPWEAGKSSRAGS is encoded by the coding sequence ATGAGCGCAGCCAAGTCCCGTCTGGTCTGGTTCGACGCCAACCGCGTGGTCGCCGCGGTTGGCGTCGTGCTGATCCATTCCACCACCGATTTCGGCGGCAAGCCTTTTGCCGCCGCCACGCCCGATGAACGCCTTGTCCCGATCCTGCTGCGCTCGATCGGGGAATTCTCGGGTTCCGAGATGTTCTTCTTCTTCTCGTTGTTCCTGATGGCGATACGGGTCGACCGGAAACTGCCGGGCTATGGGCAGGCCATCGGCACCCAGGCCAAGCGCCTGCTGATCCCCTTTGCCTTCTGGGTCGTGTTCTACGCCTTCTTCCGCCTGCTCAAGGCCGCGGCATTCGGGTACACCGACTACATCTGGACGCAGGTGACCCAGGTGCAAAGCTGGGTCGGGTATTTCCTGCTGGGCGATGTCCAGTACCACATGCACTTCCTGCCGACGCTGTTCGCGCTGTTCCTCTTCTATCCGCTGATGCGGGGGGCGACGCGATACCCGATCCTTGGCCTGACGCTGTTTCTGACCCTGGGGATCATGAACAACACGCAGGCCATGGTCTGGGGGCTGGGTATCGACCCCGAGCTGCGGGGCTATATCATCCGGGCGCTCAAGATCTTTGGCTACGTGGGTTACGGGTTCGCGGCCTTTGCCATGTATGGCCTTTGGAAAGACGGCATCCCGCGCGGCGAAAGCCGCCTGTTGCGGCGTGGCGGTCTGTATTTCGCCGCGCTGGCCTATGTCGCCACGCTGCCCTTCTTTGTCGTGGCCTATCAGACCGGCAACTGGGGCGTGCGCAGCGGATGGGACTTCTACGGTCACTTCCTGATGCCGATCTGCATCTTCCTGATCTTCATCGGGGGGCAATACCTCGACTGGTCGCCGCGCTGGTCGAACTGGGCCAAGTACACCTTCGGCGTCTACCTGGTGCACCCGGCAGTCATCGACCTTTACGACATCGCGCTGTTCACATCCGGCTTTTACGAGGTGATGTCGCCCACGGCCATCGTCGTGCTGCGCTACGCCGTCGCCCTGCCCGGCGCGTTCCTTTTCACGGTCGGCCTGTCGCGGGTCGGTGTATTGGCCTGGACCATCGGCCTGGGCCCATTGCCCTGGGAAGCCGGTAAATCCAGCAGGGCGGGTTCATGA